A region from the Rosa rugosa chromosome 6, drRosRugo1.1, whole genome shotgun sequence genome encodes:
- the LOC133716227 gene encoding disease resistance protein RUN1-like, whose amino-acid sequence MPKVLCWRAALTEAANLAGWSFLDGYESKFIHDIVGEISAQVLNCTYLNVADYPVGMEPRVLHVNMLLDVEEKDVRMVGIWGIGGIGKTTVAKAVCNSIVGGFEGSCFLENVRENSMRDGGLVELQNTLLFDILGEKRLKVNNSDKGINVIKKMLSHKRVLLVLDDVNHLDQLKKLAGGVDWFGIGSRIVITTRDKHLLTAHQINLIYKVKELNYNQATVLFSWNAFARKRHQVDKLIVETALQYAQGLPLALIHLGSRLCGRSTDECKAALDCHARVPNQEIQEILKISYNALEDPVKEVFLDIACFFKGKKRNYVVETLESCELNPKYRIEVLVDNAIISIERDNIWMHDLIEAMGREIVRQESPTEPGRRSRLWFHEDVYHGTDNIKGIVANLPKSDVNCDICKFLKSIPDFSGIPNLVYLNLNYCESLAEVHPSVGFLKRLVHLSAEKCSSLEMFPPRLSLRSLETFLLGGCSKLKSFPEIVGTMKSLKCITLPGTAIRELPLSIGYLSGLQELNLNECEDLTNLPCSIYELQHLQYLFLDSCPKLVAFPHLENSEVSGSSKLLPLVLPKLLRFNMGGCNLSKSNLLATLDCLSTLQELDLSGSNFVSLPICISKFVNLLDLNLCCCKRLRKIPQLPPKVCWVDVGDCKSLETFPKLSNILESRELQGIEWMDLFNCHRLCDNLHYEVAEMDNIFQNQVSFLSLYIECLIDVTLCQYVLDS is encoded by the exons ATGCCAAAAGTGTTATGTTGGAGGGCAGCTCTTACAGAAGCAGCAAACTTGGCTGGGTGGTCATTCTTGGACGG GTATGAGTCTAAATTTATTCATGATATTGTTGGAGAGATTTCAGCGCAAGTACTTAACTGCACATATCTCAATGTGGCTGATTACCCAGTTGGCATGGAACCTCGGGTGTTACATGTGAATATGCTTTTAGATGTTGAAGAAAAGGATGTTCGCATGGTAGGAATATGGGGAATTGGTGGAATAGGTAAGACAACAGTTGCTAAAGCTGTTTGTAATTCCATTGTTGGTGGGTTTGAAGGTAGCTGTTTCTTGGAAAATGTTAGGGAAAACTCAATGCGAGATGGAGGCCTAGTGGAACTACAAAACACTCTACTTTTTGATATTCTAGGGGAGAAGAGATTGAAGGTGAACAATTCTGATAAAGGAATCAATGTGATAAAGAAAATGTTGAGCCATAAAAGAGTTCTCTtagttcttgatgatgtgaatcATTTGGACCAGTTAAAGAAATTAGCTGGAGGGGTAGATTGGTTTGGTATAGGCAGTAGAATTGTCATCACAACAAGAGATAAACACTTGTTAACTGCTCATCAAATTAATCTGATATACAAGGTCAAGGAATTGAATTATAATCAAGCTACCGTTCTCTTCAGTTGGAATGCATTTGCAAGAAAGAGACATCAGGTTGATAAACTGATAGTCGAAACTGCACTACAATATGCTCAAGGCCTTCCATTAGCTCTTATACATCTAGGTTCCCGTCTATGTGGTAGAAGCACAGATGAATGTAAAGCTGCATTAGATTGTCATGCAAGAGTTCCAAACCAAGAGATTCAAGAAATTCTCAAGATAAGTTATAATGCATTGGAAGATcctgtgaaggaagttttccttGACATTGCTTGTTTCTTTAAAGGTAAAAAGCGGAACTATGTGGTAGAAACATTAGAAAGTTGTGAACTCAATCCTAAGTATCGTATTGAAGTACTCGTCGATAATGCCATCATAAGTATTGAACGAGACAATATTTGGATGCATGACTTGATAGAAGCAATGGGTAGAGAAATAGTTCGCCAAGAGTCGCCAACTGAGCCTGGAAGACGTAGCAGACTGTGGTTTCATGAAGACGTTTACCAT GGAACAGACAATATCAAAGGCATTGTGGCAAATTTGCCCAAATCAGATGTGAATTGTGATAT CTGCAAATTCCTAAAAAGCATCCCTGACTTCTCCGGAATCCCAAACTTAGTGTACTTGAATCTAAATTACTGTGAAAGTTTAGCTGAGGTTCACCCTtcagttggattcctcaaaagGCTTGTTCACTTAAGTGCTGAGAAATGCTCTAGCCTTGAGATGTTTCCTCCAAGACTCAGCTTGAGATCTCTGGAAACTTTTCTACTCGGAGGTTGTAGCAAGCTTAAGAGTTTTCCAGAAATCGTGGGGacaatgaaatccttaaaatgTATCACACTACCTGGCACTGCCATTAGAGAATTACCGTTGTCAATTGGATATCTCAGTGGACTTCAGGAGTTAAATCTAAATGAGTGTGAGGACCTTACAAATCTGCCATGCAGCATTTATGAATTGCAACATCTACAATATCTCTTCCTTGATTCCTGCCCAAAACTTGTTGCATTTCCGCATTTGGAAAACTCTGAAGTTTCAGGTAGTTCAAAATTACTTCCTTTGGTGCTTCCCAAGCTCTTGCGATTTAATATGGGAGGATGCAATTTATCCAAAAGTAATTTACTGGCAACTCTGGATTGCTTGTCCACATTACAAGAACTTGATCTATCCGGAAGCAATTTTGTCAGTCTTCCTATATGCATTAGCAAATTTGTCAATTTGTTGGACCTTAACTTGTGTTGTTGCAAGAGGCTTCGGAAAATTCCACAACTTCCACCAAAGGTATGTTGGGTAGATGTGGGCGATTGCAAATCATTGGAAACGTTTCCAAAATTGTCAAACATATTGGAAAGTCGTGAGTTACAAGGTATTGAGTGGATGGACTTGTTCAATTGTCATAGATTATGTGATAATCTGCATTATGAAGTGGCAGAGATGGATAATATTTTTCAGAACCAGGTctcatttctctctctttacATAGAATGTTTAATTGATGTCACACTCTGTCAATATGTTCTTGATTCATGA
- the LOC133716228 gene encoding uncharacterized protein LOC133716228: MYSCGFINIIKRRAATEIVLHLRRRFILPDSMQNILRVVLAPLFCCLLFSASFICYCDLDSQNSVLSNSSSGLDSALAAKTAVMAPKTRATRKKRFLEGDCSAANLYCAESHDKSLSTQGDIREMSNDQTFVAAIAESPFSHEDRTVVQPTTKRKRVLKNVDGLGHGDKQVRNNQQNVNIAANQGVTGNQDLFAAINSDNDTTSATVEGSSTFGQALYQRSKQESNLSYKDLGDNVFTCNHCSACFWSEEANKQPSKKAHLIYTNCCKNGQVKLQQPNSAPSFLQKILDPQNVPESTLFRQNIRVYNSMFSFTSMGATIDRSINNGSGPYVFKISGQVHHLMGSILPPDGECPKYAQLYVYDTKNEVSNRINAIDPTHENENIKPEIVQGLITMFDQTNELVQIYRMARDKYEHRSLPSFNMTMLSRRPTDSKQYEEPINEEIGGLIVGDIGEFNSNKDIIVESNDGRLQRISRIHPKYMSLQYPILFPYGEDGYRHDIPMQQNTANHKQKRERISMCSYIAYQIQDRNNEENTLLKGGRLFQQFLVDSYATVEEDRLNWIRNNQQNFRSEVYKNICNVASTGINDGRDLGQKVILPSSHTGSPRYMINNYQDAMAICRQYGNPDLFITFTCNVKWPEIVRYFENIPGYKPEDRPDIISRIFKMKLQDMIAYVKSGEPFGKIEADVCTIEFQKRGLPHAHMLFWLKRNYKCYTATDIDSIISAELPDKKVNPELFKIVSEFMIHGPCGQINSKSPCMRDGRCSKFFPKAYNTNTRFEANAPPAYRRHDDGTNFVIKNASEMRQLFVTIILFCDVANPQMLLDSHWSNMSDDILHKARTELGTPNVTKQLT; this comes from the exons ATGTATTCCTGCGGCTTTATTAATATCATTAAAAG AAGAGCAGCAACAGAAATAGTACTTCATTTGAGGAGAAGATTTATACTTCCAG ATTCTATGCAAAACATTTTACGGGTTGTTTTGGCGCCACTGTTCTGTTGTCTGTTGTTTAGTGCTAGCTTCATCTGTTATTGTGATTTAG ATTCTCAGAACAGTGTGCTGTCGAATTCGTCAAGTGGTTTGGATTCAG CTTTGGCCGCCAAAACCGCAG TTATGGCTCCGAAGACCCGGGCGACAAGGAAAAAAAGGTTCTTAGAAGGAGATTGCAGTGCTGCTAATTTATACTGTGCTGAAAGTCATGATAAAAGTTTATCAACTCAGGGAGATATTCGAGAAATGAGCAATGATCAAACTTTCGTTGCCGCTATAGCTGAAAGCCCTTTTTCTCATGAAGACAGAACAG TGGTGCAgccaacaacaaaaagaaaacggGTTTTGAAAAATGTAGACGGATTGGGACATGGCGACAAACAAGTTAGAAATAATCAACAAAATGTTAATATAGCTGCAAACCAAGGTGTTACTGGAAATCAGGATTTGTTTGCTGCTATAAATTCAGACAATGACACTACAAGTGCAACGG TCGAGGGCTCATCTACTTTCGGTCAGGCGTTGTATCAAAGAAGCAAACAAG AATCGAATCTAAGCTATAAGGATTTGGGTGACAATGTTTTCACATGTAATCATTGCAGCGCATGTTTTTGGTCAGAAGAAGCAAACAAACAACCGTCTAAAAAGGCACATCTCATCTATACCAATTGTTGCAAAAATGGACAAGTTAAACTTCAACAACCCAATTCAGCACCAAGTTTTCTTCAGAAAATTTTAGATCCACAAAATGTTCCAGAAAGTACATTATTTAGACAGAATATTAGAGTTTATAATTCAATGTTTTCTTTTACATCAATGGGAGCAACAATTGATCGGAGTATAAATAATGGATCAGGTCCTTATGTTTTCAAAATAAGTGGTCAGGTACATCATTTAATGGGATCTATCTTACCTCCTGATGGTGAATGCCCTAAGTATGCACAATTATATGTATATGATACAAAAAATGAGGTTTCAAATCGTATCAATGCTATTGATCCTACTCATGAAAATGAAAACATCAAACCAGAGATTGTGCAAGGACTTATTACGATGTTTGATCAAACTAATGAGTTGGTACAAATTTATCGAATGGCTAGAGATAAATATGAACATCGTTCTTTGCCTTCATTCAATATGACTATGCTCAGTCGCCGACCAACTGATAGCAAACAATATGAAGAGCCAATAAATGAAGAAATTGGAGGTTTAATTGTCGGTGACATTGGAGAGTTTAACTCAAATAAAGACATAATTGTTGAATCCAATGATGGGAGATTACAACGGATTTCTAGAATACATCCCAAGTACATGTCATTACAATATCCAATTCTTTTTCCATATGGTGAAGATGGATATAGACATGATATTCCAATGCAACAAAATACAGCAAATCACaaacaaaaaagagagagaatatcAATGTGTAGTTATATTGCATATCAAATTCAAGATAGAAATAATGAAGAAAACACTTTATTAAAAGGTGGGCGATTGTTCCAACAATTTTTAGTTGACTCTTATGCAACTGTTGAAGAAGATCGTTTGAACTGGATTAGAAATAATCAACAAAATTTCAGAAGTGAAGTTTACAAAAATATTTGCAATGTTGCTTCAACTGGAATTAATGACGGTCGTGATCTAGGACAAAAAGTTATTTTGCCAAGCTCCCATACTGGAAGTCCTAGATATATGATAAATAATTATCAAGATGCCATGGCAATATGTAGACAATACGGCAATCCTGATCTATTTATAACTTTTACTTGCAATGTTAAATGGCCCGAAATAGTGAGATACTTTGAAAACATACCTGGATATAAACCAGAAGATAGACCTGATATAATTTCAAGAATTTTTAAAATGAAATTGCAAGATATGATTGCTTATGTTAAATCTGGAGAGCCTTTTGGAAAAATTGAAGCAG aTGTTTGCACAATAGAGTTTCAGAAAAGAGGACTACCTCATGCCCATATGCTATTTTGGTTGAAAAGAAACTACAAATGTTATACAGCTACTGATATAGATTCTATTATTTCAGCAGAATTACCAGACAAAAAAGTTAATCCCGAACTTTTTAAAATAGTTAGTGAATTCATGATTCATGGACCTTGCGgacaaataaattcaaaatctcCTTGCATGCGAGATGGAAGATGTTCTAAATTTTTTCCAAAAGCATACAACACAAATACTAGATTTGAAGCAAATGCGCCACCAGCATATAGGCGACATGACGATGGCACGAACTTTGTGATAAAAAATG CTTCAGAAATGCGACAACTTTTTGTTACAATAATTTTGTTCTGTGATGTTGCAAATCCCCAAATGCTATTAGATTCACATTGGTCAAACATGTCTGATGATATTTTACACAAGGCTCGAACTGAACTCGGAACTCCAAAT GTGACAAAACAACTTACTTAA
- the LOC133714878 gene encoding carboxylesterase 15-like: protein MVRENKKLVQEVSGWLRVYDDGSVDRTWTGPPEVKFMTEPVPPHDEFIDGVATKDVLVDQTSGLRVRIYLPEQQPKHEEDDNKVSEQLKLPIILHFHGGGFCITQADSYMYYHIYSKLSRSANAIVVSVYQRLAPEHRLPAAIEDGYSALLWLRSVALAEQKEPWLLSYADFNRVFLTGDSSGGNIVHQVAAQAGSTDLSPLKLAGGIPIHPGFVRSERSKSELEQPQSPFLTLDMVDKFLGLALPVGSTKDHPITCPMGSGAPPLESLKLPPFLLCIAEKDLIIDTEMEYYEAMKKANKDVEILMNKGMMHSFYLNKIAVDMDPETAAETERLIAGIKGFVEKH from the coding sequence ATGGTCCGTGAGAACAAGAAGCTTGTCCAAGAAGTGTCCGGTTGGCTAAGAGTCTACGATGACGGCTCAGTCGACCGGACATGGACAGGACCTCCCGAGGTCAAGTTCATGACCGAACCAGTCCCGCCCCATGACGAATTCATCGATGGTGTGGCCACTAAGGACGTGTTGGTCGACCAAACCTCCGGCCTCCGCGTCCGGATCTACCTTCCGGAGCAGCAGCCAAAGCACGAGGAGGACGACAACAAAGTCAGCGAGCAACTAAAGCTCCCCATCATACTTCATTTCCATGGAGGAGGCTTCTGCATCACCCAAGCTGACTCGTACATGTACTACCACATATACAGTAAGCTCTCGCGCTCCGCCAACGCCATTGTCGTGTCCGTTTACCAACGCCTGGCACCGGAGCACCGCCTCCCTGCCGCAATTGAGGACGGCTACTCCGCTCTCCTTTGGCTCCGCTCTGTCGCCTTAGCGGAACAAAAAGAGCCATGGCTTCTCAGCTATGCGGATTTCAACAGAGTTTTCCTTACCGGAGATAGCTCCGGAGGGAACATCGTCCACCAAGTGGCGGCTCAAGCGGGAAGTACAGACTTAAGTCCACTGAAGCTCGCCGGCGGGATCCCCATCCACCCAGGGTTCGTTCGGTCGGAGAGGAGCAAGTCGGAGCTGGAGCAGCCTCAGTCGCCGTTTCTTACGCTCGACATGGTGGACAAGTTCTTGGGGTTGGCACTGCCTGTAGGTTCCACCAAGGACCATCCGATTACGTGTCCGATGGGATCCGGCGCTCCGCCGTTGGAGAGCCTGAAGCTGCCGCCGTTCCTGCTGTGCATTGCGGAGAAGGACCTGATCATTGACACGGAGATGGAGTACTATGAGGCCATGAAGAAGGCGAACAAGGATGTGGAGATTCTGATGAACAAGGGAATGATGCACAGCTTCTATCTCAACAAGATTGCGGTGGACATGGACCCAGAAACAGCTGCAGAGACTGAGCGTCTGATTGCAGGGATCAAAGGGTTCGTGGAGAAGCACTGA